From a region of the Acidimicrobiia bacterium genome:
- a CDS encoding electron transfer flavoprotein subunit beta/FixA family protein, which translates to MNIAVFVKQIPDQSVVGNLNSDFRFNREGKITIDEADLYGVELALQLRDSVGSGQVSLISMAPNSEVVGIKNALAMGADNAIVISDIQLSGSHSLATAKVLNAAISKLENIELIIAGTESSDGYTGLLPAQIGELRKISVLSFATSVEIVDGVIKINRQTELGIDIVSAKLPAIVSVTAGCVEPRYPNFKGIMAAKSKPIEFYDLADLGIDLTELNIDNQNVFEMEPSEVRSAGEKIEDEEIGVGKIIDLLESQGAL; encoded by the coding sequence ATGAATATTGCAGTTTTCGTTAAACAAATTCCGGATCAGAGTGTCGTCGGCAATCTAAATAGTGATTTTAGGTTTAATAGAGAAGGAAAAATAACAATAGACGAAGCAGATTTATATGGAGTGGAACTTGCTCTACAGCTAAGAGATTCTGTTGGGTCGGGTCAGGTAAGTCTTATCTCGATGGCACCTAATAGTGAGGTAGTTGGAATAAAGAATGCACTCGCAATGGGTGCAGATAATGCAATTGTGATTTCTGATATACAACTTTCCGGTAGTCATAGTTTGGCAACAGCGAAAGTGTTAAATGCTGCAATTTCGAAATTAGAAAATATTGAACTAATAATTGCTGGTACAGAAAGTAGTGACGGTTATACAGGTTTATTGCCAGCACAAATTGGTGAGCTTCGTAAAATTAGCGTTTTAAGTTTTGCAACCAGTGTAGAAATTGTCGATGGGGTAATCAAAATTAATCGACAGACTGAATTAGGAATTGATATCGTTTCTGCGAAACTTCCGGCAATAGTAAGCGTAACTGCGGGTTGTGTTGAACCAAGATACCCTAACTTCAAAGGTATAATGGCCGCAAAATCTAAACCTATAGAATTCTATGATCTCGCCGATTTAGGGATAGATCTCACCGAACTAAATATAGATAATCAAAATGTTTTCGAAATGGAGCCAAGCGAGGTAAGAAGTGCAGGAGAAAAAATCGAAGACGAAGAAATAGGTGTTGGCAAAATTATTGACCTATTAGAATCACAAGGAGCTTTATAA